Proteins encoded in a region of the Paenibacillus sp. E222 genome:
- a CDS encoding GNAT family N-acetyltransferase, producing MKNFKCGNGSMDLFLEVEAYPSHIERESSTTLVYYDNTLVGYYTLRHIKLSSLLKSISPEEDRDVLDIARLAVDTRIQGQSVGTKIMENIIKMAIQLNERFIVLDALKEKWRWYASKFNFEPLFEDDLNDDGELVTMLIDLYDEELIERYYEE from the coding sequence TTGAAGAATTTTAAGTGTGGTAATGGCTCTATGGATCTTTTTCTTGAGGTTGAGGCATACCCCTCACATATAGAAAGAGAGTCTAGCACTACTTTGGTGTATTATGACAATACACTAGTTGGGTATTATACATTGAGGCATATAAAACTATCATCGCTTCTTAAAAGTATCTCTCCAGAAGAAGATCGAGATGTTCTAGATATCGCAAGACTTGCAGTTGATACTCGTATTCAGGGGCAGTCAGTTGGAACAAAAATTATGGAGAATATTATTAAAATGGCTATCCAACTGAATGAGCGTTTTATAGTTTTGGATGCACTCAAGGAAAAATGGAGATGGTATGCATCTAAATTTAACTTTGAACCGTTATTTGAGGATGATCTAAACGATGATGGAGAGTTGGTCACCATGCTTATAGACTTATATGACGAAGAATTAATAGAACGTTACTATGAAGAGTAA
- the nagA gene encoding N-acetylglucosamine-6-phosphate deacetylase: protein MNVEPMENQEQESEKTIFLLRGKIVLPDGVMEDGVLVWTEGKILYAGAPEGLSEQIRREALSVPVSKHGVIVPGFIDIHVHGGNGEDFMDASKEVLDKITSFHSTQGTTAMLATSMTAPKDSLDRVLAEVDSYRSGDMPFAQLEGVHLEGPFFSPKWPGAQNPDHIVLPNVSWLEAWEKQYPGLIRQVTLAPEREGALEVISWLRDQRITAALGHTDATYEEVQLAVEAGLHHAVHTFNAMTPLHHRNPGAAGAVLSDSRISAEVIADGIHVHPAAISLIAQLKQSTDQIVLITDAMSAAGLDDGEYKIGDLPVIVTEGVARLKDGGALAGSTLTMIRGFRYLVQEVGLSLNAASRAASLTPARLLGIDHRTGSFAKGKQADVVLLNGDLEIEEVWVKGKNLKFM from the coding sequence ATGAACGTAGAACCTATGGAAAACCAGGAGCAAGAGAGTGAAAAAACCATTTTCCTGCTTCGAGGTAAAATCGTACTGCCTGATGGTGTAATGGAGGACGGTGTACTTGTATGGACGGAGGGGAAAATCCTTTATGCTGGCGCACCTGAGGGACTATCTGAACAGATTCGCCGTGAAGCCTTATCTGTGCCTGTTTCCAAGCACGGTGTCATTGTCCCTGGGTTTATAGATATCCACGTACATGGTGGTAATGGAGAAGATTTTATGGACGCGAGTAAGGAAGTGTTGGATAAAATTACTTCATTCCACAGCACACAAGGGACCACTGCAATGCTGGCAACGTCCATGACAGCGCCCAAAGACAGTCTGGATCGGGTATTGGCTGAAGTGGACAGCTACCGTTCCGGTGACATGCCTTTTGCACAGTTGGAAGGCGTACATCTGGAAGGCCCGTTTTTCAGTCCTAAGTGGCCTGGCGCACAAAATCCGGATCATATCGTATTGCCTAATGTCTCCTGGCTCGAGGCGTGGGAAAAACAATATCCTGGCCTGATCCGTCAAGTTACCCTTGCGCCGGAACGTGAGGGAGCGCTGGAAGTCATTTCGTGGCTGCGCGATCAGCGAATTACAGCGGCATTAGGGCATACGGATGCGACCTATGAAGAGGTACAGCTTGCAGTCGAAGCCGGGCTGCACCATGCAGTGCATACGTTCAATGCGATGACACCGCTGCATCACCGGAATCCCGGAGCTGCCGGAGCGGTACTCAGTGATTCCCGCATCAGTGCAGAAGTCATTGCAGACGGTATCCATGTGCATCCAGCGGCGATCTCCCTCATCGCACAATTGAAGCAATCTACCGATCAAATCGTACTGATCACGGATGCCATGTCTGCTGCCGGGCTGGATGATGGTGAATACAAAATTGGCGATCTGCCTGTGATTGTTACGGAAGGTGTGGCACGTTTGAAAGACGGAGGCGCCCTGGCCGGAAGTACGCTTACGATGATTCGCGGTTTCCGCTACCTGGTACAGGAAGTAGGCCTGAGTCTGAATGCAGCTTCACGCGCAGCCAGCCTGACGCCGGCACGTCTGCTCGGCATTGATCATCGGACCGGTTCCTTTGCGAAAGGAAAACAGGCGGACGTCGTTTTGCTGAATGGTGATTTGGAAATTGAGGAAGTGTGGGTGAAAGGAAAGAACTTAAAATTTATGTAG
- a CDS encoding recombinase family protein, whose amino-acid sequence MRYDDAAIYVRVSTTKESQKFSPEHQRMDCEEKARQLSLKVREEYIYVDRDSGTSIIGRPAIQTLIEDAKRGYFKTILFSSLSRFSRDTYDSLGLKRALVDTLGLRVISLDENYDSQVDHDEFKFQIFSAVNQKLSEQISISSRRGIRQSGMKGNYLGTIAPLGYNKIKVDDRKTIVPNERASLVQLIFDMYVNQKMGEKAITKYLNKENIPSYRGGKWGVTSVERILTNEIYTGKNIFNKFTVVKVYNDINNMSDRSKKLVKRDKELWEESDKQTHEAIISEELFRKAQEIRLERGGGKRGGVRNKINVFAGIIKCKHCGSSLNIVTSNGKKNSYRYLVCSKRRRQGETGCDNHNRIPYDDFKDALIERLSEKLRSKTKSGKTVTFTKKAREDTGKLVVRYEKQIQNARKLLFEIRKQKLNDEIDDEQYEFEKEQYEQEIKQKQEQLSKMKSDLERALNDSEQFKEINISLDELSDLGQFTEVDQVNLILKKLVSNITVDKANNVEIHSVLGRL is encoded by the coding sequence ATGAGATATGATGATGCAGCGATATATGTTAGGGTATCCACAACGAAGGAATCCCAAAAATTCAGTCCAGAACACCAACGGATGGATTGTGAAGAGAAAGCAAGGCAGTTAAGTTTAAAGGTTCGTGAAGAGTACATATATGTGGACAGGGATAGTGGTACATCAATTATAGGTAGACCAGCTATACAAACTCTCATTGAAGACGCAAAAAGAGGTTACTTTAAAACTATTCTCTTTTCTTCTTTATCCAGATTTTCTCGTGATACTTATGACTCGTTAGGTTTAAAACGCGCGCTTGTAGATACCCTTGGTTTGAGAGTAATTTCACTGGACGAGAACTATGATTCACAAGTCGATCATGACGAGTTTAAATTTCAAATATTCTCAGCAGTTAACCAAAAGTTGAGTGAGCAAATTAGTATATCATCACGAAGAGGTATACGTCAGTCTGGAATGAAAGGTAATTATTTGGGTACTATTGCACCATTGGGCTATAACAAAATAAAAGTTGATGATAGGAAAACCATTGTACCTAACGAACGTGCAAGCCTTGTGCAACTTATTTTCGACATGTACGTCAATCAAAAAATGGGCGAGAAAGCTATAACAAAGTATCTAAATAAAGAGAACATTCCCTCTTACAGAGGAGGGAAATGGGGAGTAACGTCTGTAGAGCGGATACTAACGAATGAGATATATACAGGTAAAAACATATTCAATAAGTTTACAGTGGTGAAGGTGTACAACGATATCAACAATATGTCTGACCGATCTAAGAAATTAGTTAAACGTGATAAAGAATTATGGGAAGAGAGCGATAAGCAGACTCATGAAGCAATTATTAGTGAGGAGCTATTTAGAAAGGCACAGGAGATACGGTTAGAGCGTGGCGGTGGAAAGCGTGGAGGGGTAAGAAACAAGATTAATGTATTTGCTGGCATAATCAAGTGTAAGCATTGTGGATCATCATTGAACATTGTGACCTCTAACGGCAAGAAGAACAGCTATCGTTACTTAGTTTGTTCTAAGAGAAGAAGACAGGGCGAAACTGGATGTGACAATCACAACAGGATTCCATACGATGATTTCAAAGATGCTCTTATTGAAAGATTGAGCGAGAAACTGAGAAGTAAAACAAAGTCAGGGAAGACAGTAACCTTCACTAAAAAGGCGAGAGAAGATACCGGAAAGTTAGTCGTTAGATATGAGAAGCAGATACAGAATGCACGTAAATTGCTTTTTGAGATTCGAAAGCAAAAGTTAAATGATGAGATTGATGATGAGCAATATGAGTTTGAGAAGGAACAGTATGAACAAGAGATTAAACAGAAACAAGAGCAGTTGTCCAAAATGAAATCTGATTTAGAACGAGCTTTAAATGACAGTGAACAGTTTAAGGAGATAAACATTTCGCTTGATGAATTATCAGATCTGGGACAATTTACTGAAGTAGACCAAGTAAACCTGATCCTGAAAAAATTAGTTTCAAACATTACAGTTGATAAAGCAAACAATGTTGAGATCCATTCCGTATTGGGTAGGCTATAG
- the nagB gene encoding glucosamine-6-phosphate deaminase, which translates to MNIRIFENEEDLNATGAGVIASLLQTKPRAVLGLATGSSPVGIYKQLIALYQKGLVSFAQASSFNLDEYVGLPVEHRESYRSFMNEQLFSHIDIDLARTQVPDGQASDLGEECVSYEQRIDDRGPVDLQLLGIGHNGHIGFNEPGTELTGRTHVVNLKEETRKANARFFNRIDEVPTQAITMGVGTILKAKQILLIARGEEKAEIIREAFMGPITTQCPASLLQCHPNVVVLLDRAAGRLVK; encoded by the coding sequence ATGAATATACGTATTTTTGAAAATGAAGAAGATTTGAACGCAACGGGTGCAGGTGTGATTGCCAGTTTGCTACAGACGAAACCCCGGGCTGTACTGGGACTCGCGACGGGAAGTTCTCCTGTGGGTATCTATAAACAGCTTATTGCTTTGTATCAGAAAGGTCTGGTCAGCTTTGCGCAGGCATCTTCCTTCAATCTGGATGAATATGTCGGTCTTCCTGTAGAGCATCGCGAAAGCTACCGCAGCTTTATGAATGAACAATTGTTTTCCCATATTGATATCGATCTCGCCAGAACCCAAGTGCCGGACGGGCAGGCTTCGGATTTGGGTGAGGAATGTGTTTCCTATGAACAACGGATTGATGATCGGGGGCCTGTAGATCTGCAGCTATTGGGTATCGGACATAATGGTCACATTGGCTTCAATGAACCCGGAACCGAACTCACAGGACGGACACATGTGGTGAATCTCAAAGAAGAGACAAGAAAAGCAAACGCCCGCTTTTTTAATCGTATTGATGAAGTTCCAACTCAGGCCATCACCATGGGTGTAGGTACGATTCTAAAAGCCAAACAAATTTTGCTGATCGCCCGTGGTGAGGAGAAAGCCGAAATTATTCGTGAAGCCTTTATGGGGCCGATTACAACACAATGTCCAGCATCGCTGCTTCAGTGTCATCCCAATGTGGTGGTATTGCTGGATCGTGCTGCCGGGAGGTTGGTGAAATGA
- a CDS encoding type II toxin-antitoxin system PemK/MazF family toxin gives MLTAQKTEYKRYELWFAELINTSSGSVQRGKRPVLIIQNDMGNRYSPTVQVASVTTAKKKAMPTHVNLDAMECGLRDDSIVMMEQISTISKEQLMWRIGSVPEEYAPMLDRAGQVQMGYISAWD, from the coding sequence ATGTTGACTGCTCAAAAGACTGAATATAAGAGATATGAGCTATGGTTTGCAGAATTGATCAATACTAGCAGCGGCAGTGTTCAGAGAGGCAAGCGCCCAGTTCTCATAATACAAAATGACATGGGTAACAGATATAGCCCAACGGTACAGGTAGCTTCAGTTACCACCGCCAAGAAGAAAGCGATGCCTACACATGTTAATTTGGACGCTATGGAATGTGGATTGCGTGATGACAGCATAGTTATGATGGAGCAAATTTCAACTATATCAAAAGAACAGTTAATGTGGAGAATCGGCTCTGTACCGGAAGAATACGCTCCTATGCTGGATAGAGCTGGTCAGGTGCAAATGGGATACATCAGTGCATGGGATTAA
- a CDS encoding Panacea domain-containing protein: protein MTQERQFHFDVDTVASYLYHLNPSISPLKLQKGLYFLFAYHGALYGEQVEEGVFEGTIGKPKYLFDAEFEAWQYGPVIRYVYFSDRDGDYVADNKPEKAKFEIEKEPEVKKFIDELFEQIDSVSDFKLVDRSHQDEAWKSAYKIGQSTPMDNELIIQEYREQYV from the coding sequence ATGACTCAAGAAAGACAATTTCATTTTGATGTTGACACTGTAGCCAGTTATCTCTACCATTTAAATCCAAGTATTTCACCGTTAAAGTTACAAAAAGGGCTTTACTTCTTGTTTGCTTACCACGGAGCATTATATGGAGAGCAAGTTGAAGAAGGAGTTTTTGAAGGTACAATTGGTAAACCAAAGTATCTTTTTGATGCTGAGTTTGAAGCTTGGCAGTATGGCCCTGTAATTCGTTATGTTTACTTTAGTGATCGTGATGGCGATTATGTTGCCGATAATAAACCTGAAAAGGCCAAATTTGAAATCGAAAAAGAACCCGAAGTCAAAAAATTTATTGATGAACTATTTGAACAAATCGATTCGGTAAGTGATTTCAAATTAGTTGACCGTAGCCATCAGGATGAAGCGTGGAAAAGTGCTTATAAAATAGGTCAATCAACACCTATGGACAATGAATTAATAATCCAAGAGTATCGAGAACAGTATGTTTAA
- a CDS encoding MurR/RpiR family transcriptional regulator: MAAILHALQQELNELPSQERRIAEVILQSPSDIPGWTINHLAQQSGTSAATVTRFCKSFHFKGFPDFKMKLAAELSHSTNETAYQDIVAGNPLSKIVEAIEANHLASIADTTRLLDLGRLEHAVQLLCQARRIDLYGVATSSIVTQDFYQKLVRIGKSCTAFSDSHMQITSASSLGEGDVAMAVSYSGETPETIDALHCAKQAGASTISLTSYGNNKLAAVSDIPLFTSSLEEGMRRGDMASRIALLHVVDILFTGMVSADFDRFIPKLEQSYHNVQSYRVQHNGGA, translated from the coding sequence ATGGCAGCCATACTACATGCGTTGCAGCAAGAGCTGAATGAACTTCCGTCTCAGGAACGACGAATTGCAGAGGTGATTTTACAGTCCCCATCTGATATTCCTGGCTGGACCATTAACCATCTTGCGCAGCAAAGCGGAACAAGTGCGGCTACGGTAACCCGCTTTTGCAAATCATTCCATTTCAAAGGTTTTCCTGATTTCAAAATGAAGCTGGCCGCAGAATTGTCTCATTCCACCAATGAAACAGCATATCAGGATATCGTGGCGGGCAATCCTTTGTCCAAAATTGTGGAAGCTATCGAAGCCAATCATCTTGCATCCATTGCGGATACCACTCGTTTGCTGGATTTAGGAAGGCTGGAGCATGCAGTTCAGTTATTATGTCAAGCCCGTCGTATTGACCTTTACGGTGTTGCCACCTCTTCCATTGTTACGCAGGATTTCTATCAGAAACTTGTACGGATCGGCAAAAGCTGTACCGCCTTCTCAGATTCACATATGCAAATTACGTCGGCTTCTTCACTGGGGGAGGGAGATGTGGCGATGGCGGTATCCTATTCGGGGGAAACGCCGGAGACGATCGATGCCTTGCATTGTGCCAAACAGGCGGGAGCTTCCACCATTTCACTGACATCCTATGGCAATAACAAACTTGCGGCGGTGTCGGATATTCCGCTCTTTACGTCTTCATTGGAAGAAGGCATGAGGCGGGGGGATATGGCTTCACGTATAGCACTGCTGCATGTCGTCGATATTCTGTTCACGGGCATGGTTAGTGCCGACTTTGACCGTTTTATCCCCAAATTGGAACAATCGTATCACAATGTACAGTCTTATCGAGTCCAACATAACGGAGGTGCCTAA
- a CDS encoding stalk domain-containing protein has protein sequence MKKLVTKIPTFLLGAVVGITLTGGTAVGAATYLKATQSNVKIVVDGSQAKLSDSPLNVNGRLYLPVRDTANAMGYTVESVTSSQVSLKEGFSTSNATSYNGSTVTSVTNSNSNKSSTSKNTGGQYVQGLHEKYSTNGKLDAVKVKEAITAKEIIVNTQDKETGNSLMHYSVLENNYSLYLTIKSNALDVNLQNKQKQTPLHLAVINKNSFYYGELEQLNANPKIEDINGLLPIDYAEKNSVFDIGLDAYMRFYK, from the coding sequence ATGAAAAAATTAGTAACAAAGATACCCACATTTCTACTTGGAGCCGTAGTAGGAATTACTCTTACAGGAGGGACAGCGGTAGGGGCAGCTACATACCTAAAAGCAACTCAATCAAATGTAAAGATTGTTGTAGATGGATCTCAAGCAAAACTGTCTGATTCACCACTTAACGTGAACGGAAGGCTCTATCTTCCAGTACGAGACACGGCAAATGCCATGGGCTACACGGTTGAATCCGTTACTAGCTCTCAAGTATCACTAAAAGAAGGATTTTCAACAAGTAATGCGACATCATACAATGGCTCAACTGTAACTAGCGTTACAAATAGCAATTCAAACAAAAGTTCAACATCCAAAAACACAGGAGGGCAATACGTGCAAGGATTACACGAGAAGTATTCCACTAACGGAAAACTTGACGCAGTAAAAGTTAAAGAAGCAATTACAGCTAAAGAAATCATAGTGAATACACAAGATAAAGAAACAGGGAATAGTCTAATGCACTACTCAGTTTTGGAAAATAATTATTCTCTATATTTAACAATCAAAAGTAATGCATTAGACGTTAACTTGCAGAATAAACAAAAACAGACCCCTTTACACCTAGCTGTCATAAACAAAAACTCCTTTTATTACGGGGAACTTGAACAATTAAATGCAAATCCCAAAATTGAGGATATAAACGGTTTGTTGCCCATTGATTATGCAGAAAAGAATTCAGTGTTCGATATTGGCCTAGATGCTTACATGCGTTTTTATAAGTAA